The Pirellulales bacterium sequence CCATCAACCCAGACGTAGGCCAAATAGCTGCCATCGGCGTCCTGCCGTGTTCGATCGAATTGAAGTCGCGTTTCGCCCTCCGCGATGAGCCGACGAGTGAAGCTGAGCGCCGCGGCAGATCGCGCTTCAGCGATCGCGTTTGACCCATCGTGCCCGGTTCGACGGTCCAACGGTTCAACTCCGAGCAGGTGAACCTTGACATGATTGGTCAACTCGAGCCGGTCGGCGGCCAAAACTTCGGCAACTTTGTAGTTGCCCTCCGGTAGATCGACAACGGCGTCGTTTCCGCTCAATTCCCATTGCGCCGCGACGAACGCTAAGACAGAAAACGCGATCGCAATCGGCCGCCAGTGGAGACGACGGAAGCTCCGCGATCGGGCCGGCGCTAGCGCAAGCGACGCGATCCGCAGGCCGGCCAACGATCCGATCTCGCAAGACGGCGCCAACTCGCCGTCAAGGATCGTGCGATCGAGTTCGAGCGGAGCGACCACGTGAGACGCCCTCCGTAGCAAACGTGGACGGCCGGTTCGGCGCGCCCCAATTCAGTTTCTCTTGAAGTCGAACTCAGTTCTTGCTGAAGTCGAACTGCTTCGCCGCCTCGCGC is a genomic window containing:
- a CDS encoding thermonuclease family protein, yielding MVAPLELDRTILDGELAPSCEIGSLAGLRIASLALAPARSRSFRRLHWRPIAIAFSVLAFVAAQWELSGNDAVVDLPEGNYKVAEVLAADRLELTNHVKVHLLGVEPLDRRTGHDGSNAIAEARSAAALSFTRRLIAEGETRLQFDRTRQDADGSYLAYVWVDGQHGSRMLNEELLRAGLLRMAPKSPCSSSSMKRRLGLAADDARRAGRGLWAKN